A window of the Rhodoferax sp. GW822-FHT02A01 genome harbors these coding sequences:
- a CDS encoding acetolactate synthase 3 catalytic subunit, which translates to MEISKAEIASAANAAQKSGSTPELRGAEILVKALQAENVKFVWGYPGGAVLHIYDAFYKQDTIQHVLVRHEQAAVHAADGYARATGDVGVALVTSGPGVTNAVTGIATAYMDSIPMVIISGQVPTHAIGLDAFQECDTVGITRPVVKHNFLVKDAKDLAETLKKAFHIARSGRPGPVVVDIPKDVSFKKVPYSGYPTSIEMRSYNPVRKGHGGQIRKALQLLLSAKRPYIYTGGGVLLSNASAELRTLVDMLGYPCTNTLMGLGAYPASDRKFLGMLGMHGTVEANNAMQNCDVLLAVGARFDDRVIGNPKHFAQNERKIIHIDIDPSSISKRVRVDIPIVGDVKDVLGEMIAMIKESTTKPDSGALAAWWDTIEGWRKRDCLKYDHGKGDVIKPQYVVETLWNMTKDADTYITSDVGQHQMWAAQYYRFDEPRRWINSGGLGTMGVGIPYAMGIKLAKPDSEVFCITGEGSVQMCIQELSTCLQYNTPIKICALNNRYLGMVRQWQEVEYEGRYSHSYMDALPNFVKLAEAYGHVGMLIERPEDVEPALREARRLKDRTVFMDFRTDPTENVFPMVQAGKGITEMLLGSEDL; encoded by the coding sequence ATGGAAATTTCCAAAGCTGAAATCGCTTCTGCGGCCAATGCCGCTCAAAAATCCGGTTCAACTCCTGAACTTCGCGGTGCGGAGATTCTGGTCAAGGCATTGCAGGCCGAAAACGTCAAGTTCGTCTGGGGTTACCCCGGTGGAGCCGTTCTGCACATTTATGACGCTTTTTACAAGCAGGACACCATTCAGCACGTTTTGGTGCGGCATGAACAGGCGGCAGTCCATGCGGCCGACGGTTATGCCCGTGCCACGGGCGATGTAGGCGTAGCACTGGTCACATCTGGACCCGGTGTTACCAACGCGGTGACTGGCATCGCAACTGCGTACATGGACAGTATTCCGATGGTGATCATCAGTGGTCAAGTGCCAACGCACGCCATTGGTCTGGACGCATTTCAGGAGTGTGACACCGTGGGCATCACACGTCCGGTCGTCAAACACAACTTCCTGGTCAAGGATGCCAAGGATCTTGCAGAGACGCTGAAGAAGGCGTTCCACATCGCACGTAGCGGCCGACCTGGCCCGGTGGTTGTGGACATCCCGAAGGATGTCTCCTTCAAAAAGGTGCCGTACTCCGGTTACCCGACCAGCATCGAGATGCGTTCGTACAACCCGGTACGCAAGGGACACGGCGGACAGATCCGCAAGGCGCTGCAGCTGCTGTTGTCGGCCAAGCGTCCCTATATCTATACCGGCGGCGGTGTGTTGCTCAGCAACGCATCCGCTGAGTTGCGCACTCTGGTCGACATGCTCGGCTATCCCTGCACCAATACACTGATGGGGTTGGGAGCCTATCCGGCCAGTGACCGCAAGTTCCTTGGCATGCTGGGAATGCACGGCACGGTGGAAGCCAATAACGCCATGCAGAACTGCGACGTGTTGCTGGCGGTTGGCGCGCGATTTGATGACCGGGTTATCGGCAATCCCAAACACTTCGCGCAAAACGAGCGCAAGATCATCCATATCGATATCGATCCCTCCAGTATCTCCAAGCGGGTCCGGGTGGATATTCCAATCGTTGGTGATGTGAAAGACGTTCTTGGTGAGATGATCGCCATGATCAAGGAAAGCACAACCAAGCCGGATTCCGGCGCTTTGGCCGCTTGGTGGGACACCATTGAAGGCTGGCGCAAGCGCGATTGCCTGAAGTATGACCATGGCAAAGGCGATGTCATCAAACCCCAGTACGTGGTGGAAACGCTTTGGAATATGACCAAAGACGCTGATACCTACATCACCTCCGATGTGGGGCAGCATCAGATGTGGGCTGCACAGTACTACCGTTTTGATGAGCCACGCCGCTGGATCAACTCGGGTGGTCTGGGCACCATGGGCGTGGGCATTCCTTATGCCATGGGCATCAAGTTGGCCAAGCCGGACAGTGAAGTGTTCTGCATTACCGGCGAAGGCTCGGTGCAGATGTGCATCCAGGAGCTTTCGACCTGCTTGCAGTACAACACCCCGATCAAGATTTGCGCCCTCAATAACCGTTACCTCGGGATGGTGCGTCAGTGGCAGGAGGTGGAGTACGAAGGTCGCTACAGCCATAGCTACATGGACGCCTTGCCTAACTTTGTGAAGCTGGCAGAAGCCTATGGACACGTGGGCATGCTGATTGAGCGCCCTGAAGATGTGGAACCTGCGTTGCGGGAAGCCCGCAGGCTCAAGGACCGCACCGTGTTCATGGACTTCCGTACTGATCCCACCGAAAACGTATTCCCCATGGTGCAAGCCGGCAAGGGCATTACTGAAATGCTGCTCGGTTCGGAAGATCTCTAA
- a CDS encoding DUF3619 family protein has translation MNTQENRHTHAGTDALGKAIAARLTEGTDSLPHDITERLRAARMQAVAKRRLIGSQASAVEVLVSGGEAVLQLGGGEGSWWDRVAALLPLLALVVGLVSIAVMQDELRAREVAEVDTELLTDVLPPAAYTDPGFAQFLRAQQNN, from the coding sequence ATGAATACACAGGAAAATCGACATACCCATGCCGGTACGGATGCTTTGGGCAAGGCGATTGCGGCACGCTTGACCGAAGGCACGGATTCCCTTCCCCACGATATAACGGAGCGACTCAGGGCCGCCCGAATGCAGGCTGTTGCCAAACGCAGATTGATCGGAAGCCAGGCTTCTGCAGTGGAGGTTCTTGTCTCCGGCGGAGAGGCCGTTTTGCAGCTTGGTGGCGGCGAAGGCAGTTGGTGGGACCGGGTTGCAGCCTTGTTGCCGCTGTTGGCTCTGGTTGTTGGCTTGGTTTCCATTGCCGTCATGCAAGATGAGTTGCGTGCACGTGAAGTTGCCGAGGTCGATACCGAATTGCTGACGGACGTTCTACCACCAGCAGCCTACACGGACCCCGGATTTGCGCAATTTTTGCGTGCGCAGCAAAACAATTAG
- a CDS encoding RNA polymerase sigma factor, whose amino-acid sequence MASESELTEFLKSVEKRAFKRSVYHVRNEESALDIVQESMMKLAEHYGHKPVDELPMLFQRILSNCTLDWFRRQKVQNALFSNLSDFESSGDDDDFNLLETLDASSGNDLGESAESLTDRAQTLRSIETEIQQLPGRQREAFLMRYWEEMDVAETAAAMGCSQGSVKTHCSRAVAALGKALKAKGIRL is encoded by the coding sequence TTGGCATCTGAATCCGAACTCACCGAATTTTTGAAAAGCGTAGAAAAGCGCGCATTCAAACGGTCTGTCTATCACGTACGCAACGAAGAGTCAGCCTTGGACATTGTTCAGGAAAGCATGATGAAGCTGGCGGAACACTACGGGCATAAACCGGTAGACGAACTGCCCATGCTGTTTCAGCGCATCCTCTCTAATTGCACCCTCGATTGGTTCAGACGGCAAAAGGTCCAGAATGCACTTTTTTCCAATTTGAGCGATTTCGAGTCATCCGGAGACGACGATGACTTCAACTTGCTGGAAACTCTGGACGCATCCTCGGGGAACGACCTGGGAGAGAGTGCAGAGAGCCTTACAGACCGGGCACAGACCTTGCGTAGCATAGAAACAGAAATACAACAGCTCCCAGGCCGTCAACGAGAAGCCTTTCTGATGCGTTACTGGGAGGAAATGGACGTCGCAGAAACTGCAGCTGCGATGGGTTGCTCACAAGGCAGCGTCAAAACACATTGTTCCAGGGCGGTTGCAGCGCTTGGCAAGGCTTTGAAGGCAAAGGGGATCAGACTATGA
- the ilvN gene encoding acetolactate synthase small subunit → MKHIIAVLLENEPGALSRVVGLFSARGYNIESLTVAPTEDPSLSRMTIQTAGSEDVIEQITKHLNRLIEVVKVVDLTEGAYIERELMMVKVRAVGKEREEMKRMADIFRGRIIDVTEKSYTIELTGDQAKNDAFLDAIERSAILETVRTGSSGVGRGERILRV, encoded by the coding sequence ATGAAACACATCATTGCAGTTTTGCTGGAGAACGAGCCCGGTGCGCTCTCCCGCGTCGTCGGACTTTTTTCCGCACGGGGCTACAACATCGAGTCGCTGACCGTTGCGCCGACCGAGGATCCCAGTCTGTCCCGTATGACGATTCAAACCGCGGGTTCTGAAGACGTCATTGAGCAGATCACTAAACACTTGAATCGCTTGATCGAGGTAGTCAAAGTGGTCGATCTGACAGAGGGTGCCTACATCGAGCGCGAGCTTATGATGGTCAAAGTGCGCGCTGTGGGCAAGGAGCGTGAGGAAATGAAGCGCATGGCGGACATTTTCCGGGGGCGCATCATTGACGTCACCGAAAAAAGCTACACCATCGAACTGACGGGCGATCAGGCCAAGAACGATGCGTTCCTGGACGCGATTGAGCGTTCAGCCATTCTGGAAACCGTGCGTACTGGCTCCAGCGGAGTGGGTCGCGGTGAGCGCATTTTGCGCGTTTAA
- a CDS encoding diacylglycerol kinase, translating to MSSQESSPVNPQKDRRGLNRVWHATGYSMAGLRAGWGETAFRQEVLAAFILLPLAFWLGQSWIEVAALAGSVIAVMVVELLNTAVETAIDRIGPEWHDLSKRAKDMGSAAVLLSLLLCIGIWSAAFIHHIT from the coding sequence ATGTCCTCTCAAGAATCCTCGCCCGTAAATCCGCAAAAAGACCGCCGAGGGCTCAACCGCGTCTGGCACGCAACTGGGTATTCCATGGCGGGTCTGCGTGCTGGCTGGGGGGAGACCGCCTTCCGGCAGGAGGTGCTGGCGGCTTTCATCTTGCTGCCACTGGCCTTTTGGCTGGGACAAAGCTGGATCGAGGTGGCTGCATTGGCAGGCAGTGTGATTGCAGTCATGGTCGTTGAACTGCTGAACACCGCAGTGGAGACCGCAATTGACCGCATTGGCCCAGAATGGCATGACCTGTCCAAACGCGCCAAAGACATGGGCAGTGCTGCCGTCCTCCTCAGCTTGCTGCTTTGCATTGGCATATGGTCTGCAGCATTTATCCATCACATCACATGA
- a CDS encoding DUF3106 domain-containing protein codes for MRSKTISQFFMHFREKYTLNSCKWSQLAIATCGMLLALIGTSLHAQTTATGSVATTLKVAPTVNAPPTWESLDKNQRIALAPLEKSWPGLSEGQKRKWLAIVKTYASLGTQEQEKMHSRMVEWAALSPRDRELARLNFAHSKVINQSDRAANWEAYQALSPSERQKLAEGAKIKPVGAAVAVKPVEHEKLTPVPVTRHTPEQERAAVAAQRPLNRNTLLPEPLPRPRDSATATEANSPSKP; via the coding sequence GTGCGCAGCAAAACAATTAGTCAATTCTTCATGCATTTCAGGGAAAAATACACGCTTAATTCATGCAAATGGTCACAGTTGGCCATCGCCACGTGCGGCATGCTGTTGGCCTTGATTGGGACTTCTTTGCATGCCCAAACGACCGCTACAGGGTCCGTTGCTACCACATTGAAAGTTGCCCCCACCGTCAACGCTCCGCCTACTTGGGAGTCACTGGACAAGAACCAGCGGATTGCGCTCGCCCCTTTGGAGAAATCCTGGCCAGGCCTGAGCGAGGGTCAAAAGCGCAAATGGCTGGCAATTGTCAAGACCTATGCAAGCCTTGGCACGCAGGAGCAGGAAAAGATGCACAGCCGCATGGTGGAGTGGGCAGCACTGTCCCCAAGGGATCGTGAGCTTGCGCGACTGAATTTCGCGCACAGCAAGGTTATCAATCAATCGGACCGTGCGGCAAATTGGGAGGCTTACCAAGCCTTGAGTCCTAGCGAGCGACAGAAGCTGGCCGAAGGTGCCAAGATCAAACCAGTGGGTGCTGCGGTAGCCGTAAAGCCCGTGGAACACGAAAAGCTGACCCCCGTTCCGGTAACTCGCCACACTCCGGAACAGGAGCGTGCTGCAGTGGCGGCCCAACGGCCCTTGAACCGCAATACGCTTTTGCCCGAGCCACTGCCTCGCCCTCGCGACTCGGCAACAGCTACTGAAGCCAACTCTCCCAGCAAACCCTGA
- the ilvC gene encoding ketol-acid reductoisomerase has product MKVFYDKDCDLSLIKGKTVAIIGYGSQGHAHAQNLNDSGVKVVVGLRKGGASWDKVGKAGLNVLEVNDAVKAADVVMILLPDEQIAEVYNNNVAPNIKQGASLAFAHGFNVHYNQVVPRADLDVWMVAPKAPGHTVRNTYTQGGGVPHLVAVHQDKSGKARDLALSYAMANGGGKAGIIETNFKEETETDLFGEQAVLCGGAVELVKMGYETLVEAGYAPEMAYFECLHELKLIVDLIYEGGIANMNYSISNNAEYGEYVTGPEVINAQSREAMRNALKRIQTGEYAKMFILEGRTGYPSMTARRRLTAEHQIEVVGSKLRAMMPWIAKNKLVDQTRN; this is encoded by the coding sequence ATGAAGGTTTTTTACGACAAGGATTGTGATCTGAGCCTCATCAAGGGCAAGACGGTTGCCATTATTGGATACGGCAGCCAAGGTCACGCGCACGCGCAGAACTTGAACGACAGCGGCGTGAAGGTCGTGGTTGGTCTGCGTAAAGGCGGAGCTTCCTGGGACAAGGTTGGCAAAGCCGGTCTGAACGTGCTGGAAGTCAACGACGCAGTCAAAGCTGCTGACGTGGTCATGATTTTGTTGCCCGACGAGCAGATCGCCGAGGTTTACAACAACAACGTTGCACCTAACATCAAGCAAGGCGCCTCGTTGGCTTTTGCCCACGGCTTTAACGTGCACTACAACCAGGTCGTGCCCCGTGCTGATCTGGACGTGTGGATGGTGGCTCCCAAGGCCCCTGGCCACACTGTGCGCAATACCTACACCCAAGGTGGCGGCGTGCCACACCTGGTGGCTGTGCATCAGGATAAGTCTGGCAAGGCCCGTGACCTCGCTCTGAGCTATGCCATGGCCAACGGTGGCGGCAAGGCTGGCATCATCGAAACCAACTTCAAGGAAGAGACCGAGACCGATCTGTTCGGTGAGCAGGCTGTTCTGTGTGGCGGTGCCGTGGAACTGGTGAAGATGGGTTACGAGACCCTGGTGGAAGCTGGATATGCGCCTGAAATGGCCTACTTTGAGTGCCTGCACGAACTCAAGCTGATCGTGGACCTGATCTATGAAGGCGGCATCGCCAACATGAACTACTCCATCTCCAACAATGCGGAGTATGGTGAGTACGTGACAGGCCCCGAAGTCATCAACGCCCAAAGCCGTGAAGCCATGCGCAACGCGCTCAAGCGCATCCAGACGGGTGAGTACGCCAAGATGTTCATTCTGGAAGGCCGCACCGGCTATCCCAGCATGACCGCTCGCCGCCGCCTGACTGCGGAACACCAGATCGAAGTGGTGGGCTCCAAGCTGCGCGCCATGATGCCCTGGATTGCCAAGAACAAGCTGGTCGACCAGACCCGCAACTGA
- the pssA gene encoding CDP-diacylglycerol--serine O-phosphatidyltransferase produces the protein MQDGSDSANQDGEAAPVRKPRKGIYILPNLFTLAALFGGFYAIVMAMNARYNMAAVGVFCAMVLDSLDGRVARMTNTQSAFGEQMDSLSDMVSFGAAPALISYEWALRGLGRWGWFAAFVYCACAALRLARFNVNTGVVDKRYFQGLPSPAAAALVAGFIWLTTDLGIKGEELMWPTFFVALYAGLTMVTNVPFYSFKDLSMKRSVPFAVIVAVALVIAVVNLDPPKVIFGLFVLYGLSGYVVYGVRKARGLQTSVISTSTDEPDERGLH, from the coding sequence ATGCAAGATGGAAGCGATTCCGCCAACCAGGACGGCGAAGCCGCGCCTGTTCGCAAGCCCCGCAAGGGCATCTATATTCTTCCCAATTTATTTACGCTGGCGGCTTTGTTCGGTGGCTTCTACGCCATCGTGATGGCCATGAATGCTCGCTATAACATGGCCGCAGTGGGTGTCTTTTGCGCCATGGTGTTGGACAGTCTGGATGGCCGCGTGGCGCGCATGACCAATACCCAAAGCGCATTCGGTGAACAGATGGACTCCCTGTCGGACATGGTGTCTTTCGGGGCTGCACCAGCGCTGATTTCCTACGAATGGGCTCTGCGCGGGCTGGGTCGCTGGGGCTGGTTCGCCGCATTTGTTTATTGCGCCTGTGCCGCTTTACGCCTGGCACGTTTCAATGTGAACACAGGGGTCGTAGACAAGCGCTACTTTCAAGGCCTGCCATCACCGGCCGCAGCAGCACTCGTGGCGGGCTTCATCTGGTTGACCACGGATCTGGGAATCAAAGGCGAAGAGCTGATGTGGCCCACCTTCTTTGTGGCTCTGTATGCCGGACTCACCATGGTCACCAATGTTCCCTTTTACAGTTTCAAGGACCTCAGCATGAAACGCAGCGTGCCGTTTGCGGTGATTGTTGCCGTGGCCTTGGTCATTGCCGTTGTGAACCTGGATCCGCCCAAGGTGATATTCGGGTTGTTTGTGTTGTACGGCCTGAGCGGATATGTGGTGTACGGTGTGCGCAAGGCGCGTGGTTTGCAGACCAGCGTGATCAGCACGTCAACGGATGAGCCGGATGAGCGCGGCTTACATTAA
- a CDS encoding NAD+ synthase: protein MTLKLCIAQLNFFVGDLDGNVQKIVDAAEQAYAQGARLLLTPELSLCGYAAEDLFLRPAFIQACDHALLTLASRLAGLKGMAVVVGHPTGDDVRTRSLATQHRFNTASVLRDGTVIASYNKRELPNYQVFDERRYFSPGDGVCVFEAGEGSDTVRVGLLICEDAWFEEPARLAKEAGAQLLATVNASPFHVGKGYEREAVMAQRVRSTGLPLVYAHLVGGQDEVVFEGHSFALNADASLAGRASSFREELFELDVLRGSTGLLLSARVEPVRGPEEDLWDALVLGVRDYVGKNGFPGVLLGLSGGIDSALVLAVAVDALGASKVRSIMMPSPYTADISWLDAREMAKRMGVRYDEISIVPEFEAFKASLATEFAGLALDATEENIQARIRGTLLMALSNKFGSIVLTTGNKSEMATGYCTLYGDMAGGFAVIKDLAKTQVFKLARWRNAHDPYGTCSNPIPERIIMRPPSAELRPDQTDQDSLPPYEVLDAILERYMENDQSMESIIADGFAKEDVEKVTRLIKINEYKRRQAPVGIRVTHRSFGKDWRYPITNRFRA, encoded by the coding sequence ATGACTCTCAAACTGTGCATAGCGCAACTGAACTTTTTCGTAGGTGATCTGGACGGTAACGTGCAGAAAATTGTGGATGCTGCAGAGCAGGCCTACGCGCAGGGCGCCCGGTTGTTGTTGACCCCTGAATTGTCACTGTGTGGCTACGCTGCGGAAGACCTTTTTCTGCGTCCTGCATTCATTCAAGCGTGTGATCATGCCCTGTTGACGTTGGCCTCGCGTCTGGCTGGGTTAAAAGGCATGGCCGTGGTGGTTGGACATCCGACTGGAGACGATGTGCGTACGCGTTCGCTAGCCACCCAGCATCGCTTCAATACGGCCAGCGTTTTGCGCGACGGGACGGTGATCGCCAGCTACAACAAGCGCGAGCTGCCGAATTACCAGGTTTTTGACGAGCGCCGATACTTCAGCCCCGGCGATGGTGTTTGCGTATTTGAGGCAGGAGAGGGCAGCGACACGGTACGCGTGGGTCTGCTGATTTGTGAAGATGCATGGTTTGAAGAGCCGGCGCGTCTGGCCAAGGAAGCTGGTGCGCAGTTGCTGGCCACGGTCAATGCGTCTCCATTTCATGTGGGCAAGGGCTATGAGCGCGAGGCCGTGATGGCGCAGCGCGTACGGTCGACCGGGTTGCCACTGGTGTATGCCCACCTGGTTGGAGGTCAGGATGAAGTGGTCTTTGAGGGGCACTCGTTTGCACTCAATGCTGATGCTTCTCTTGCCGGCAGGGCGTCCAGTTTCCGGGAGGAGCTGTTTGAATTGGACGTGCTCCGCGGTTCGACCGGTCTTTTGCTTTCCGCAAGGGTGGAGCCGGTGCGTGGCCCTGAAGAAGATCTGTGGGACGCCTTGGTTCTGGGCGTTCGCGACTACGTCGGCAAGAATGGTTTTCCTGGTGTGCTGCTGGGGCTGTCCGGTGGCATTGATTCTGCGCTGGTTCTTGCCGTAGCGGTAGATGCGTTGGGAGCCTCCAAGGTTCGCTCCATCATGATGCCGTCGCCTTATACGGCTGACATCAGCTGGCTGGATGCGCGTGAGATGGCAAAGCGCATGGGAGTGCGCTACGACGAGATATCCATCGTCCCTGAGTTTGAAGCCTTCAAGGCTTCGCTGGCCACCGAATTTGCGGGGCTGGCGCTCGACGCTACTGAAGAGAATATCCAGGCACGAATCCGTGGCACTTTGCTGATGGCCTTGAGCAACAAATTTGGCAGCATCGTGCTGACAACGGGCAACAAATCGGAGATGGCAACTGGTTATTGCACTTTGTACGGTGACATGGCCGGCGGTTTTGCGGTAATCAAGGATCTAGCAAAGACGCAAGTCTTCAAGCTGGCGCGCTGGCGCAATGCGCATGACCCCTATGGGACTTGCAGCAACCCGATTCCTGAGCGGATCATCATGCGGCCTCCCAGTGCGGAATTGCGGCCGGACCAAACGGATCAGGATAGCCTTCCTCCCTACGAGGTGCTGGACGCCATTCTGGAACGATACATGGAGAATGACCAGAGCATGGAATCCATCATCGCCGATGGGTTTGCCAAGGAAGATGTGGAGAAAGTTACCCGGCTCATCAAGATCAACGAATACAAGCGCCGACAAGCGCCTGTGGGTATTCGGGTTACACACCGCAGTTTTGGCAAGGATTGGCGTTATCCTATTACCAACCGTTTTCGGGCTTGA
- a CDS encoding TIGR00730 family Rossman fold protein: MTRPTFSLCVYCGSRPGTDSAYEQAAIAVGQWIARQGGQLVYGGGSGGLMGTVANAALEAGARVVGIIPKALVEKEWAHRGCTELHIVDNMHDRKRMMAERADAFLALPGGIGTFEELFEVWTWRQLGYHDKPIGLLNTAGYYDGLLKFLQTAVKNQFMGDWQMGLIRHGSNLSELLAELIRHAGTSATNNMDQI, from the coding sequence ATGACCCGTCCAACATTTTCACTGTGCGTCTACTGCGGCTCCAGGCCGGGAACCGATTCGGCCTATGAACAGGCCGCCATAGCCGTTGGCCAGTGGATCGCCCGACAAGGCGGACAACTGGTTTATGGCGGAGGCAGTGGCGGGCTGATGGGTACTGTAGCCAATGCTGCGCTGGAAGCCGGTGCACGGGTAGTCGGGATCATTCCCAAGGCCCTGGTGGAAAAAGAGTGGGCCCACCGCGGCTGCACCGAACTGCACATCGTGGACAACATGCATGATCGCAAGCGCATGATGGCTGAACGCGCCGACGCATTCCTGGCGCTTCCGGGGGGAATTGGCACCTTCGAGGAACTCTTCGAGGTCTGGACCTGGCGTCAACTGGGTTACCACGACAAGCCGATTGGCCTGCTCAATACCGCAGGCTATTACGATGGACTGCTCAAGTTCCTGCAGACCGCCGTCAAGAACCAATTCATGGGAGATTGGCAAATGGGACTGATCCGGCATGGCAGCAACCTCTCGGAGCTCCTGGCTGAGCTGATACGCCATGCTGGCACATCCGCCACGAACAACATGGACCAGATCTAG
- a CDS encoding P-II family nitrogen regulator, with protein sequence MKQITAVVKPFKLEEVREALAGCGVTGLTVTEVKGFGRQKGHTELYRGAEYVVDFLPKVKVEVVVKTEDVDRCVEAIVKAARTGKIGDGKIFVTSVERVVRIRTGEQDDAAV encoded by the coding sequence ATGAAACAGATTACTGCCGTTGTAAAACCGTTTAAGTTGGAAGAAGTGCGCGAGGCTCTTGCCGGCTGTGGCGTAACCGGCTTGACCGTCACGGAAGTGAAGGGCTTTGGCCGCCAGAAGGGTCACACCGAGTTGTACCGTGGTGCCGAATATGTGGTGGACTTCCTGCCCAAGGTGAAAGTGGAAGTTGTAGTAAAAACTGAAGACGTGGATCGTTGCGTAGAAGCCATCGTCAAGGCAGCACGTACCGGCAAGATCGGCGACGGAAAGATTTTTGTGACATCCGTGGAGCGCGTGGTTCGTATCCGTACCGGTGAGCAGGACGACGCAGCGGTTTGA
- a CDS encoding RDD family protein: MACWVYEGILLFGVVFISGYLFSTLSQTRNAMDNRNALQAFLFVIFGIYFVWFWAKGQTLAMKTWNIRVVDLNGKAITQKRALLRYVLSWVWFLPPLMAVAPFQLNGAEVGVIAVGWIAVWALLSRFQSQGQFWHDVWAGTRLISSQPLSR, translated from the coding sequence ATGGCATGTTGGGTGTATGAAGGCATTCTGCTCTTCGGCGTGGTCTTCATTTCGGGCTACCTATTCAGTACATTGAGTCAGACACGCAATGCCATGGACAACAGAAATGCCCTGCAAGCCTTTCTGTTTGTCATATTTGGTATCTACTTCGTCTGGTTCTGGGCCAAAGGTCAGACATTGGCAATGAAGACCTGGAATATCCGGGTCGTCGATCTGAACGGAAAAGCCATAACCCAAAAGCGGGCGCTCTTGCGATATGTGCTTAGCTGGGTCTGGTTTCTCCCCCCGCTGATGGCGGTAGCCCCCTTTCAACTCAATGGAGCGGAGGTCGGGGTCATAGCAGTGGGATGGATTGCGGTTTGGGCCTTGCTCAGCAGGTTCCAATCCCAGGGGCAGTTCTGGCATGACGTATGGGCGGGTACGAGGCTGATAAGCTCGCAACCACTCAGCCGTTAA